The following is a genomic window from Chryseobacterium sp. StRB126.
ATATATCAAAAATCCGGAAGGGATGAGTTTCAGAGAGAAATTTTCTGCAAAACAGCCTTCAGAATTTCAAATGGAAAGCTATTATCAGACTTTCTCAGACAAATTCGGATTTTTAGAAGATTTATCGGTTCTGGATCTTATCTGTAACAAAGGCCCAGAATCACTTATTTACATAAAAAATATAAAACATTAATAGAAAGTCGTCACTATCGGAATTTCATTGCGAATAAAACGGATGACGGCTGTATATGACTTTAAAACAAATATCAATATATGAAAAAGGTATTATTAGCTGCAGTTTTTTTGACAGGTTTAGGATTCTCCTTTGCACAGGAGTCAAAAACTAAAAGTACTGATCCAAAAGAAGATAAAAATCTAATGATGTGGTATCACAAAGATTTTGCCACTTCAAAAGTGTATGGTGTTAATACAGAAAATGCATATAAATATCTGGAATCAAAAGGGTTGAGGCCTAAAACGGTAATCGTGGGCGTTTTGGATAGTGGAGTACAAGTAGATCATCCGGGATTGGTGAAAAATATGTGGAGCAATCCTAATGAAGTACCTGGAAATGGTAAAGATGATGACGGAAACGGATATATCGATGATATTCACGGATGGAACTTCATAGGAGGGAAAAATGGTGATATTGATATCGACAATATGGAAGTAACACGAGTTGTTGCCAAATACAAACCTCTGTTTGAAGGAGATGACTCTGCAAAAAACAAAGCCAATCAGGCTAAAATGCCGGAAGACTTTGATATGTATATGAAAGCCAAAGATCTTTTCACAAAGAAAAGTGTTGAGTCTCAGCAAAACTTCAGAACGTATTCTATGATTAATGAGCTGATCCCAAATATGGTGAAGCTGTTGGCTGGAAAACCGGTAACTGCAGAAAATATTGCAGCCATTAATAAACCTGCGGATCAAAAAGATGCCGTTGCTCTGGAAGTGTTAAGCCAGGTTTCTCAAAGCCCTGATTTTAAAGGGAAATCCTCTGCAGAATTTGAAGAGAGAATGAGAAAGGATATGAAGGATGCCATCGATCATTTTGCTCCTGCAGCAAAACAATATGACCTTTCATATGATCCAAGAAAAGAAATTGTAGGAGATAACTACGATGATTATTCTGAAAAGAATTACGGAAACAATCATTACGAAGGACCTGATGCAGAACACGGAACACACGTTGCCGGAATTATTGCAGGACTTCCTCAAGGGAAAGAAATCCAGCACGGTATTGCCTCAAAAGTCGCTAAAATTATGACGGTAAGAGCTGTACCTAATGGAGACGAAAGAGATAAAGATGTTGCCAATGCCATCAGATATGCTGTAGATAATGGTGCTAAAATCCTGAACATGAGTTTCGGTAAACCTGTTTCTCCAGGTAAAAATGTAGTTTGGGATGCTTTCAAATATGCTGAAGATAAAGGGGTGCTTTTAGTAAAAGCTGCAGGGAATGAAAATGAAGATGTGGCAGAACATTTAGCATATCCTACCAACTATAAAAATGTTAATGATGAAAAACCATTTGTTAATAACGTGGTTGTAGTTGGGGCAAGTACCAATGATAATAATGCACTTAGAGCAAGCTTCTCTAACTTCAATAAGAAAATGGTAGATGTTTTTGCTCCAGGGGAAAGAATTTACTCAACCGTTAAAGGAAGCAAGTATGAATATTTAGACGGAACATCCATGGCTTCTCCGGTAGTATCCGGAGCGGCAGCAGTTCTGTTGGCTTATATGCCGAACCTTAAACCTGACCAAATTATTGAGTCATTAAAAAAATCGAGCAATCTGAGCGCAGCTAATGGGTTCGCTGATTTTTCTGCAGCAGGAGGAGTTATAGATGTGAAAAAAGCAGCCGAATACGCTTATAATAACTTCTATAACGGAAGCAAAGCCCCTGTTGTTAAAAAAGCAACCAAAGCCGTTAAAAAATAATTATTTATAAATGATTGGAGTATCTGTTTTATGAACGGAAAACTTAGAGATATAAAGGAAGAACCGCGATACAATGCTGTTTTGCTTTCTTTTAAAAAAAAGTTAAAATATTCATTTTTAAATATCTAATAAAAAAGTCCGAAATTTTTCGGACTTTTTTATTTTTTAATTACAATTTTGGCACGGTTTTTTGTAACTTTAATGTAACAAAATAATAAACAACAAAATGAAAAAGTTACTACTTGCAGGGATGTTAGGAACATCACTTTTTGCAGTGTCTTGTTCCTCTGTGAATAACGCAGCTACCTCTCAGAATCAAAGAGCAGATTTTCTTAAATTAAAAGGAGATTGGCAGATTGTGAGCATAGACTACGAT
Proteins encoded in this region:
- a CDS encoding S8 family serine peptidase yields the protein MKKVLLAAVFLTGLGFSFAQESKTKSTDPKEDKNLMMWYHKDFATSKVYGVNTENAYKYLESKGLRPKTVIVGVLDSGVQVDHPGLVKNMWSNPNEVPGNGKDDDGNGYIDDIHGWNFIGGKNGDIDIDNMEVTRVVAKYKPLFEGDDSAKNKANQAKMPEDFDMYMKAKDLFTKKSVESQQNFRTYSMINELIPNMVKLLAGKPVTAENIAAINKPADQKDAVALEVLSQVSQSPDFKGKSSAEFEERMRKDMKDAIDHFAPAAKQYDLSYDPRKEIVGDNYDDYSEKNYGNNHYEGPDAEHGTHVAGIIAGLPQGKEIQHGIASKVAKIMTVRAVPNGDERDKDVANAIRYAVDNGAKILNMSFGKPVSPGKNVVWDAFKYAEDKGVLLVKAAGNENEDVAEHLAYPTNYKNVNDEKPFVNNVVVVGASTNDNNALRASFSNFNKKMVDVFAPGERIYSTVKGSKYEYLDGTSMASPVVSGAAAVLLAYMPNLKPDQIIESLKKSSNLSAANGFADFSAAGGVIDVKKAAEYAYNNFYNGSKAPVVKKATKAVKK